One Actinomycetota bacterium genomic window carries:
- a CDS encoding phospholipid scramblase-related protein — protein sequence MSQYGTAPPAGSLLAQQVLVVRQKLKLVELRNEYAVLDPGGRQIGAVFQATQSPLAFLARLFTSWDVTLPITLHILGPGAQLELVVHKPWFTWRCQVLRPDGMPLGEIAKQIRLGRARFTLLDPRGAQLGEVRAHNWRAKDFSVFDGAGQAIARVTKRWAGLRELFTDADTYVVEVSPSAVDPLRSLAVATCLVIDVVMKQKDYAD from the coding sequence ATGAGCCAGTACGGGACGGCGCCGCCGGCGGGGTCGCTGCTCGCCCAGCAGGTGCTGGTGGTCAGGCAGAAGCTCAAGCTGGTCGAGCTGCGCAACGAGTACGCCGTGCTCGACCCGGGCGGCCGCCAGATCGGCGCCGTGTTCCAGGCCACCCAGTCGCCGCTGGCCTTCCTGGCCCGGCTGTTCACCAGCTGGGACGTCACCCTGCCGATCACCCTGCACATCCTCGGCCCGGGCGCCCAGCTCGAGCTGGTGGTGCACAAGCCGTGGTTCACCTGGCGCTGCCAGGTGCTGCGGCCCGACGGCATGCCGCTGGGCGAGATCGCCAAGCAGATCCGCCTCGGCAGGGCGCGCTTCACCCTGCTCGACCCGCGCGGCGCCCAGCTCGGCGAGGTCCGGGCCCACAACTGGCGGGCCAAGGACTTCTCCGTCTTCGACGGCGCCGGCCAGGCGATCGCCCGCGTGACCAAGCGCTGGGCCGGCCTGCGCGAGCTGTTCACCGACGCCGACACCTACGTCGTCGAGGTCAGCCCGTCCGCCGTCGACCCCCTGCGCAGCCTGGCCGTGGCCACCTGCCTGGTCATCGACGTGGTCATGAAGCAGAAGGACTACGCCGACTAG
- the metE gene encoding 5-methyltetrahydropteroyltriglutamate--homocysteine S-methyltransferase has product MTSSTVHGFPRIGDRRELKGATEGFWAGRVPAEELEATARDLRRQTWTFLRDAGLGQVPSNHFSLYDQVLDTCVLVGAVPGRHRRAEGLDAYFAMARGRDDVTAMEMTKWFDTNYHYLVPELGPDAEFRLAAAPKPLAELAEARELGIATRPVLLGPVTFLLLGKAAAGVPAGFDRLSLLDPLLEVYAELLEELEAAGAEWVQLDEPAFVQDRSAAELDALGHAYDRLGGSSARPRLLVSSYFDHLGDALGVLAGAPVDGIGLDLTRDGVRNLDLLAGAGGIGDRTLVAGVVDGRNVWVNDLERSLSVLATLLGLAGEVVVSTSCSLQHVPIDLEAEQALDPEVRPWLAFARQKVAEVVTLARGLAEGTGAIAEELEANRRTLAARRRSGRTTDPAVRRRLDAIGEPDLHRASPYDVREKAQRARLGLPPLPTTTIGSFPQTGEVRKARAARRRGELDEAGYQARMRAEIDEVVRIQDELELDVLVHGEPERNDMVQYFGEQLDGVAVTELGWVQSYGTRYVRPPIIFGDVSRPAPMTVEWLTYAQSLTERPVKGMLTGPVTMLKWSFERDDQPREATARQLALAIRDELADLEAAGIGVIQVDEPALREALPLRRDRRDAYLSWAVEAFRLATAGVRDETQIHTHMCYSEFGEILPAIDGLDADVTSIEAARSRMELVRDLEQAGYGREIGLGVYDIHSPRVPPPDEMASLLEEALEAVGPARLWVNPDCGLKTRDYPEVLASLRNMVAAARRVRATTARSRPPADDR; this is encoded by the coding sequence ATGACAAGTTCGACCGTTCACGGGTTCCCGCGGATCGGTGACCGCCGGGAGCTGAAGGGTGCCACCGAGGGCTTCTGGGCCGGCCGGGTGCCGGCCGAGGAGCTGGAGGCGACCGCCAGGGACCTGCGCCGGCAGACCTGGACGTTCCTGCGCGACGCCGGCCTCGGGCAGGTCCCCTCGAACCACTTCTCGCTGTACGACCAGGTGCTCGACACCTGCGTCCTGGTCGGCGCCGTTCCCGGACGCCACCGCCGGGCCGAGGGCCTTGACGCCTACTTCGCCATGGCCAGGGGGCGGGACGACGTCACCGCCATGGAGATGACCAAGTGGTTCGACACCAACTACCACTACCTGGTCCCGGAGCTGGGGCCGGACGCCGAGTTCCGGCTGGCGGCCGCGCCCAAGCCCCTGGCCGAGCTGGCCGAGGCGCGCGAGCTGGGCATCGCCACCCGCCCGGTCCTGCTCGGCCCCGTCACCTTCCTGCTGCTGGGCAAGGCCGCCGCCGGCGTCCCGGCCGGGTTCGACCGCCTCAGCCTGCTCGATCCGCTGCTGGAGGTGTACGCCGAGCTGCTGGAGGAGCTGGAGGCCGCCGGGGCCGAGTGGGTGCAGCTGGACGAGCCGGCCTTCGTCCAGGACCGCTCGGCCGCCGAGCTCGACGCCCTCGGCCACGCCTACGACCGCCTCGGCGGGTCGAGCGCCCGGCCCCGGCTGCTGGTCTCCAGCTACTTCGACCACCTGGGCGACGCCCTCGGGGTGCTCGCCGGCGCCCCGGTCGACGGCATCGGCCTCGACCTGACCCGGGACGGGGTCCGCAACCTCGACCTGCTGGCCGGGGCCGGCGGCATCGGCGACCGGACCCTGGTCGCCGGGGTGGTCGACGGCCGCAACGTCTGGGTGAACGACCTGGAGCGGTCGCTCTCCGTCCTGGCCACCCTGCTCGGCCTGGCCGGCGAGGTGGTCGTCTCCACCTCCTGCTCGCTCCAGCACGTCCCCATCGACCTGGAGGCCGAGCAGGCGCTCGACCCGGAGGTCCGGCCATGGCTGGCCTTCGCCCGCCAGAAGGTCGCCGAGGTGGTCACCCTGGCCCGCGGGCTGGCCGAGGGCACCGGGGCCATCGCCGAGGAGCTGGAGGCGAACCGCCGGACCCTGGCCGCCCGGCGGCGCTCGGGCCGGACCACCGACCCGGCCGTCCGCCGCCGGCTGGACGCGATCGGCGAGCCCGACCTGCACCGGGCCAGCCCGTACGACGTCCGCGAGAAGGCCCAGCGGGCCCGGCTCGGCCTGCCGCCCCTGCCGACGACCACCATCGGCTCGTTCCCCCAGACCGGCGAGGTCCGCAAGGCCCGGGCGGCCCGCCGCAGGGGCGAGCTGGACGAGGCCGGCTACCAGGCCCGCATGCGGGCCGAGATCGACGAGGTCGTCCGCATCCAGGACGAGCTGGAGCTGGACGTGCTCGTCCACGGGGAGCCCGAGCGCAACGACATGGTCCAGTACTTCGGGGAGCAGCTCGACGGGGTGGCCGTGACCGAGCTCGGCTGGGTCCAGTCCTACGGCACCCGCTACGTCCGCCCGCCGATCATCTTCGGCGACGTGTCCCGCCCGGCCCCGATGACCGTCGAGTGGCTCACCTACGCCCAGTCCCTGACCGAGCGGCCGGTCAAGGGCATGCTGACCGGGCCGGTGACGATGCTGAAGTGGTCGTTCGAGCGCGACGACCAGCCACGGGAGGCGACCGCCCGCCAGCTCGCCCTGGCCATCCGCGACGAGCTGGCCGACCTGGAGGCGGCCGGGATCGGGGTCATCCAGGTCGACGAGCCGGCCCTGCGCGAGGCCCTGCCCCTGCGCCGCGACCGCCGCGACGCCTACCTGAGCTGGGCGGTGGAGGCGTTCCGGCTGGCCACCGCCGGGGTCCGCGACGAGACCCAGATCCACACCCACATGTGCTACTCGGAGTTCGGCGAGATCCTGCCCGCGATCGACGGGCTGGACGCGGACGTGACCTCGATCGAGGCCGCCCGTTCGCGCATGGAGCTGGTCCGGGACCTGGAGCAGGCCGGCTACGGGCGCGAGATCGGCCTCGGGGTCTACGACATCCACTCGCCCCGGGTGCCGCCTCCCGACGAGATGGCCAGCCTGCTCGAGGAGGCGCTGGAGGCGGTCGGCCCGGCCCGGCTCTGGGTCAACCCCGACTGCGGCCTCAAGACCCGCGACTACCCGGAGGTGCTGGCCTCCCTGCGCAACATGGTGGCGGCGGCCAGGAGGGTCCGGGCGACAACGGCTCGGAGTCGGCCTCCGGCCGACGATCGGTAG
- a CDS encoding VWA domain-containing protein gives MTFASPLALLALPLIPLTVLALVMARRRRIRYAIRYPALDVLAGVVERERRGRWIPAALIVLALTALLLGAARPMARVPVPRDEATVMLVIDVSGSMNADDVDPTRIEAAQRAATRFLDRLPERFQVGLVTFSSEAETLVPPTTDREAVRQALATLNANGGTAMGDGLGRALDVIEAARQEATGGGAGPTTTLDPNGPAIPSPTTPGQGAEPPAAVPPAVTLLLSDGANSAGGDPFIQAERARQLRVPVYTIALGTANGVLRQPNAFGGTRIQPVPPDPDSLARIAETTNGRFFEAPTSDNLTAVYDSLGSRIGFRLEEREVTVAFTAAGLLLLAAAGALRARRGARLP, from the coding sequence ATGACGTTTGCCAGCCCCTTGGCACTCCTGGCGCTGCCGTTGATCCCCCTCACCGTCCTCGCCCTCGTCATGGCGCGGCGGCGGCGGATCCGCTACGCGATCCGCTACCCGGCCCTGGACGTGCTCGCCGGGGTGGTCGAGCGGGAGCGGCGGGGCCGGTGGATCCCCGCTGCCCTGATCGTGCTCGCCCTCACCGCGCTGCTGCTGGGCGCGGCCCGGCCGATGGCCCGGGTGCCCGTGCCCCGCGACGAGGCCACCGTCATGCTCGTGATCGACGTGTCCGGGTCGATGAACGCCGACGATGTCGACCCGACCCGTATCGAGGCCGCGCAGCGGGCGGCCACCCGGTTCCTCGACCGCCTCCCCGAGCGCTTCCAGGTGGGGCTGGTCACCTTCTCCAGCGAGGCCGAGACCCTGGTGCCGCCCACCACCGACCGCGAGGCGGTCCGCCAGGCGCTGGCCACCCTGAACGCCAACGGCGGGACGGCCATGGGCGACGGCCTGGGCCGGGCCCTCGACGTGATCGAGGCGGCCCGCCAGGAGGCGACCGGCGGCGGCGCCGGCCCGACCACCACCCTCGACCCCAACGGGCCGGCCATCCCCTCCCCGACCACCCCCGGCCAGGGCGCCGAGCCGCCGGCGGCCGTGCCGCCGGCGGTGACCCTGCTGCTCTCGGACGGCGCCAACTCGGCCGGCGGTGACCCGTTCATCCAGGCCGAACGGGCCCGCCAGCTGCGGGTCCCCGTCTACACGATCGCCCTCGGCACCGCCAACGGGGTGCTGCGCCAGCCGAACGCCTTCGGCGGCACCCGCATCCAGCCGGTTCCGCCCGACCCGGACAGCCTGGCCCGGATCGCCGAGACCACCAACGGCCGCTTCTTCGAGGCGCCGACCAGCGACAACCTCACCGCCGTCTACGACAGCCTGGGGTCGCGCATCGGCTTCCGCCTCGAGGAGCGGGAGGTGACGGTGGCCTTCACCGCCGCCGGCCTCCTCCTGCTGGCCGCCGCCGGCGCCCTGCGGGCGCGCCGTGGCGCCCGGCTCCCCTGA
- a CDS encoding ATPase codes for MTENDQRRLSVADPANPSAALEAALFEIKRVIVGQEGMLERVLVAVLSGGHLLLEGVPGLAKTRTIATLAQVLGGSF; via the coding sequence ATGACCGAGAACGACCAGCGCCGCCTCAGCGTCGCCGACCCGGCCAACCCCTCGGCCGCCCTCGAGGCGGCGTTGTTTGAGATCAAGCGGGTGATTGTCGGTCAGGAGGGCATGCTGGAGCGGGTCCTGGTGGCGGTGTTGTCCGGGGGGCATTTGCTGTTGGAGGGAGTGCCCGGGCTGGCCAAGACCCGGACCATCGCCACCCTGGCCCAGGTGCTGGGCGGGAGCTTCCA